One window of the Vigna radiata var. radiata cultivar VC1973A chromosome 1, Vradiata_ver6, whole genome shotgun sequence genome contains the following:
- the LOC106757146 gene encoding pentatricopeptide repeat-containing protein At3g12770 — protein MSLVPSSLVSFRRPLYLWNLMIRDSTNNGFFIQTLNIYSSMAHSGVHGNNLTYPLLLKACANLASIQHGTVLHSHLLKLGFQADAFVQTALVDMYSKSSHVESARLVFDEMPHRSVVSWNTMVSAYSRVSSMDQALSLLKEMWVLGFKPTASTFVSILSGYSNVDTFKFRLQGVSIHGCLIKLGIVNTEVSLANSLMAMYAQFCRMDEARKVFDLMDEKSIISWTTMIGGYVKIGHATEAFGLFKQMQRQSVGIDFVVFLNLISGCIQVGELLLASSVHSLVLKCGCDEAGSVENLLITMYSKCGNLTFARRIFDLIIEKSMLSWTSMIAGYAHSGLPVEALDLFRRMLKTDIRPNGATLATVLSACADLGSLSMGQEIEEYVFLNGWESDQQVQTSLIHMYSKCGCIKKAREVFEKVTDKDLTVWTSMINSYAIHGMGNEAISLFHKMTTEEGIIPDAIVYTSVLLACSHSGLVEDGLKYFKSMQKDFRIAPTVEHCTCLIDLLGRVGQLDLALDAIQGMPLAVQAQAWGSLLSACRIHGNVELGELATFKLLETSPGRSGSYVLMSNLYTSSGKWKEAHMMRNLIDGKGLVKECGWSQVEVSGSHDALGAGN, from the coding sequence ATGTCATTGGTTCCTTCATCCCTTGTCAGCTTCCGAAGACCACTTTACCTATGGAACTTGATGATTCGAGATTCCACCAATAATGGCTTCTTCATACAAACTTTAAACATATACTCTTCCATGGCACACTCTGGTGTCCATGGCAACAACCTCACCTACCCTTTGCTCCTCAAGGCTTGTGCTAACCTCGCTTCCATTCAACATGGCACTGTGCTTCATTCCCATCTCCTCAAACTTGGGTTTCAAGCAGACGCCTTTGTTCAAACTGCTCTTGTTGACATGTATTCTAAATCCTCCCATGTTGAATCTGCACGCctggtgtttgatgaaatgccgcATAGAAGTGTTGTCTCATGGAATACCATGGTTTCGGCTTACTCTCGCGTGTCTTCAATGGACCAGGCATTGAGCCTCTTGAAAGAAATGTGGGTTCTTGGTTTTAAGCCAACTGCTTCAACGTTCGTTTCAATTTTGTCCGGTTATTCAAACGTGGATACTTTCAAGTTTCGTTTGCAGGGTGTGTCGATACACGGTTGCTTGATTAAACTTGGGATTGTGAATACGGAGGTCTCTCTCGCTAACTCACTAATGGCCATGTATGCCCAGTTTTGCAGAATGGATGAAGCAAGGAAAGTTTTTGACTTGATGGATGAGAAGTCTATAATTTCTTGGACAACTATGATAGGGGGTTATGTGAAAATTGGGCATGCTACTGAAGCATTTGGTTTATTTAAGCAAATGCAACGGCAAAGTGTTGGCATAGACTTTGTTGTGTTTTTAAATCTGATTTCTGGTTGCATACAAGTAGGAGAGCTTTTGTTAGCTTCATCTGTTCACTCTCTTGTACTTAAATGCGGGTGTGATGAAGCGGGTTCCGTTGAAAATTTGCTTATTACCATGTATTCAAAATGTGGTAACCTTACCTTTGCTAGAAGGATATTTGATCTGATCATTGAAAAGAGCATGTTATCGTGGACATCAATGATTGCAGGATATGCCCATTCAGGGCTTCCAGTGGAAGCACTGGATCTGTTTAGAAGGATGCTAAAGACAGATATTAGACCAAATGGTGCAACACTTGCGACTGTTTTATCAGCTTGTGCTGATTTGGGATCACTGAGCATGGGACAAGAGATTGAAGAGTATGTTTTTCTAAACGGGTGGGAATCAGACCAACAAGTCCAAACGTCTCTCATACACATGTACTCCAAATGTGGGTGCATCAAGAAAGCAAGAGAAGTGTTTGAAAAGGTGACGGATAAAGATTTAACTGTTTGGACTTCCATGATAAATAGTTATGCAATCCATGGGATGGGGAATGAGGCCATCAGCCTCTTCCACAAAATGACTACTGAAGAAGGGATAATTCCAGATGCCATTGTCTACACTAGTGTTTTGCTGGCCTGTAGCCATTCCGGATTGGTTGAAGATGGATTGAAGTACTTCAAAAGTATGCAAAAGGACTTTAGAATAGCTCCTACAGTAGAACATTGTACCTGTTTGATAGATCTTCTCGGTCGAGTTGGCCAACTTGACTTAGCTTTAGATGCAATTCAGGGAATGCCACTGGCAGTCCAAGCTCAAGCTTGGGGTTCATTGCTTAGTGCTTGTAGGATTCATGGCAATGTTGAGTTGGGAGAGCTTGCAACTTTTAAGTTATTGGAAACTAGTCCTGGACGCTCTGGAAGTTATGTTTTAATGTCTAACTTGTATACCTCTTCAGGCAAGTGGAAGGAGGCGCATATGATGAGAAATTTGATAGATGGTAAAGGATTAGTAAAAGAATGTGGCTGGAGCCAAGTTGAGGTCAGCGGTAGCCATGATGCATTAGGTGCTGGAAATTGA
- the LOC106769890 gene encoding alpha-galactosidase — MALQDSSSSWRLKLSMMGKLALCFLVLLNSVRFSSARCLMNRTREGGLMNVKMMMSREEHRRNLVENGLGQTPPMGWNSWNHFSCNINEDLIRETADAMVSTGLAALGYQYINIDDCWGELNRDSQGNLVPKASTFPSGMKALADYVHKKGLKLGIYSDAGNQTCSKTMPGSLGHEEQDAKTFASWGIDYLKYDNCENNNISPKERYPPMSKALSNTGRPIFFSLCEWGSEDPATWAKSVGNSWRTTGDIEDKWDSMISRADLNDNWASYAGPGGWNDPDMLEVGNGGMTTEEYRAHFSIWALAKAPLLIGCDIRALDATTKELLSNKEVIAVNQDKLGVQGKKVKSNNDLEVWAGPLSDNKLAVILWNRSSSKAKVTASWSDIGLNPGTVVDARDLWKHSTQSSVSGEISAELDSHACNMYVLTRT; from the exons ATGGCACTTCAAGACTCATCTTCAAGTTGGAGATTGAAGTTATCCATGATGGGAAAACTTGCCTTGTGCTTTCTTGTGTTGTTGAATAGTGTAAGATTTTCATCTGCCAGATGTTTGATGAATAGAACAAGAGAAGGAGGGTTGATGAATGTGAAGATGATGATGTCTAGAGAGGAACATAGAAGAAACCTGGTTGAGAATGGACTTGGCCAAACACCCCCTATGGG ATGGAATAGCTGGAACCATTTTTCCTGCAATATTAACGAAGACTTAATTCGAGAAACAG CTGATGCTATGGTGTCAACTGGGCTTGCTGCTCTTGGTTACCAATATATTAACATAG ATGATTGTTGGGGAGAACTTAATCGAGATTCCCAG GGAAATTTGGTTCCTAAAGCCTCAACATTTCCTTCAGGAATGAAGGCTCTTGCTGATTATGTtcataaaaaaggtttaaagtTGGGGATCTATTCTGATGCAGG AAATCAAACATGCAGCAAAACTATGCCCGGATCACTAGGACATGAAGAACAAGATGCAAAaacatttgcttcctgg GGGATTGACTACTTGAAGTATGATAATTGTGAGAATAATAACATAAGCCCCAAAGAGAG GTACCCTCCAATGAGTAAAGCTTTGTCAAACACCGGAAGgccaattttcttctctttgtgTGAATG GGGATCAGAAGATCCAGCAACTTGGGCCAAAAGTGTGGGAAATAGTTGGAGAACAACAGGAGACATTGAAGATAAGTGGGATAG TATGATATCTCGGGCAGATCTGAATGATAATTGGGCTTCTTATGCTGGACCAGGAGGATGGAATG ACCCTGACATGCTAGAAGTTGGAAATGGAGGCATGACAACAGAAGAATATCGTGCTCATTTCAGCATATGGGCGCTGGCTAAG GCTCCTTTGTTGATTGGTTGTGACATTAGAGCACTGGATGCCACCACAAAAGAACTGCTTAGCAACAAAGAGGTTATTGCAGTAAACCAAG ACAAGCTTGGAGTTCAAGGAAAGAAGGTGAAAAGTAATAATGATTTGGAG GTTTGGGCTGGTCCTCTCAGTGATAACAAGTTAGCAGTGATATTATGGAATAGAAGTTCATCCAAAGCAAAAGTTACTGCATCATGGTCTGATATAGGCCTGAACCCAGGAACTGTAGTTGATGCAAGAGATTTATGGAAG CATTCAACACAATCATCTGTCTCCGGAGAAATATCTGCTGAACTAGATTCTCATGCTTGTAACATGTATGTCCTGACTCGTACATAA